One window of Bacteroides sp. AN502(2024) genomic DNA carries:
- a CDS encoding glycoside hydrolase family 2 protein, translated as MDKRILLTLVLGAVSQVFIYAWEPKGDKIKTVWAEQVTPENVWQSYPRLQLQRAEWINLNGLWKYAVTDQNTPRKNVSFEGEILVPFAIESSLSGVQNTFLPTDKLWYQREFIVDPSWKNKSVILHFGAVDYECQVWVNNRWVGTHKGGNNPFSFDITKYLKKSGPQSLEVAVTDPTDTESISRGKQQLNQEGIWYTPVSGIWQTVWLEAVNKTYIRQVLPSTDIEKESVKLNFDVVGAKGHEEVKIEVLDDGKVIKTVKQKLCDVMKIDVPNAVLWSPEFPKLYHLNIVLSDGGRVLDRVKSYFALRKVDVRKDECGYNRICLNNQPIFQYGPLDQGWWPDGLLTPPSEEAMLWDMVQLKKMGFNMIRKHIKVEPEQYYYYADSLGLMMWQDMVSGFATSRKKEEHVSPSATADWNAPEEHTRQWQKEMFEMIDRLRFYPCITTWVVFNEGWGQHNTVEIVNKVIKYDDTRLINGVTGWKDRGVGDMYDVHNYPVTSMILPENNGNRISVLGEFGGYGWAIKEHIWNPKMRNWGYKNIDGAMALIDSYGRLLYDLETLIAQGLSAAVYTQTTDVEGEVNGLITYDRKVTKIPEGLLHLMHNRLYEITPVKAVTLIADSQTGRRNTRLVSVNGQELKMTSLPFECSPRSTIVSEATFKVDKDFNHLSLWLNVAGKAKVWLNGVEVFAQEAKQTRQYNQYNISDYSCCLRKGNNLLKIEVKDSKKMRFDYGLRAY; from the coding sequence ATGGATAAGAGAATCTTACTTACTCTGGTTTTAGGAGCCGTGTCGCAGGTGTTTATCTATGCATGGGAGCCTAAAGGAGATAAAATCAAAACAGTATGGGCTGAACAGGTGACGCCGGAAAATGTGTGGCAAAGTTATCCCAGGCTACAGTTGCAACGGGCGGAATGGATCAATCTGAACGGATTGTGGAAATATGCCGTAACGGATCAGAACACGCCTCGGAAGAATGTTTCCTTTGAGGGGGAAATCCTTGTTCCGTTTGCGATTGAATCGTCTCTGTCCGGAGTGCAGAACACATTTCTTCCGACAGATAAACTGTGGTATCAACGTGAGTTCATCGTAGATCCTTCCTGGAAAAATAAATCTGTTATCCTGCATTTCGGAGCAGTGGATTATGAATGTCAGGTGTGGGTGAATAACCGGTGGGTCGGCACGCATAAAGGAGGAAACAACCCGTTCTCGTTCGATATTACTAAATATCTGAAGAAGAGCGGCCCTCAAAGTCTTGAAGTAGCAGTTACCGACCCGACGGACACGGAATCCATTTCCCGAGGGAAACAGCAACTTAATCAGGAAGGTATCTGGTACACGCCTGTATCGGGCATTTGGCAAACTGTGTGGCTGGAAGCGGTGAATAAAACCTATATCCGTCAGGTGCTTCCTTCCACTGATATTGAAAAGGAGTCCGTAAAGCTGAATTTTGATGTAGTCGGAGCGAAAGGTCATGAAGAGGTAAAAATAGAAGTATTGGATGATGGCAAAGTAATCAAGACGGTGAAACAGAAGTTGTGTGATGTAATGAAGATAGATGTTCCGAATGCTGTTCTATGGTCTCCCGAATTTCCGAAACTGTATCATCTGAATATTGTCTTATCCGATGGAGGACGTGTTTTAGACCGGGTAAAAAGTTACTTTGCCTTGAGAAAAGTAGATGTCCGTAAAGATGAGTGCGGATATAATCGTATTTGCCTGAATAACCAACCCATCTTCCAATACGGTCCGCTCGATCAAGGCTGGTGGCCCGACGGACTGTTGACCCCTCCTTCCGAGGAAGCGATGTTGTGGGATATGGTGCAGTTGAAGAAGATGGGATTCAATATGATCCGTAAGCATATCAAAGTAGAACCGGAACAATATTATTATTACGCCGATTCTCTCGGTCTGATGATGTGGCAGGATATGGTATCCGGTTTTGCTACATCAAGGAAGAAAGAGGAACACGTTAGTCCGTCGGCTACTGCCGATTGGAATGCTCCCGAAGAACATACCCGCCAATGGCAAAAAGAAATGTTCGAGATGATCGACCGTCTCCGTTTTTATCCTTGCATCACTACCTGGGTGGTATTCAATGAAGGATGGGGACAGCACAATACGGTGGAAATCGTGAATAAAGTGATTAAGTACGACGATACACGTCTGATAAACGGGGTGACCGGATGGAAGGATAGAGGCGTAGGTGATATGTACGATGTACATAATTATCCTGTCACTTCCATGATTCTGCCGGAGAACAATGGCAACCGCATCTCCGTACTGGGAGAATTCGGTGGCTATGGATGGGCAATCAAAGAGCATATCTGGAATCCGAAAATGAGGAACTGGGGATATAAGAATATAGACGGAGCAATGGCATTGATTGATAGCTACGGTCGCCTGTTATATGATTTGGAAACGCTGATTGCTCAGGGATTGAGTGCGGCAGTCTATACACAAACCACCGATGTGGAAGGGGAAGTGAACGGCTTGATTACTTACGACCGGAAAGTAACTAAAATACCGGAAGGCTTGTTGCACCTGATGCACAACCGTTTGTATGAAATCACTCCCGTGAAGGCGGTCACTTTGATTGCAGACAGTCAGACCGGAAGGAGGAATACCCGCCTTGTCAGTGTGAATGGTCAGGAATTGAAAATGACTTCTTTGCCTTTCGAATGTTCTCCTCGTTCCACAATAGTATCTGAAGCTACTTTTAAGGTAGATAAGGATTTCAATCACCTGTCTTTGTGGCTCAATGTTGCCGGAAAAGCAAAAGTGTGGTTGAATGGTGTAGAAGTCTTTGCACAGGAGGCAAAACAGACCAGGCAATATAATCAATACAATATCAGTGACTACAGCTGTTGCTTGAGGAAAGGAAACAATCTGTTGAAAATTGAAGTGAAAGATAGCAAGAAGATGAGATTCGATTATGGGTTGAGAGCTTATTAA
- a CDS encoding leucine-rich repeat protein yields the protein MRKVYFNRTLSFLMWLQALCVVFTACSDGGKDEPNPTPEPSKPAIEDFKQGNLDFTEQADSKTFTFTANADWTISSAPTGGEAWCILSPASGKAGKQTVVVNVTENEGHDDRSVTVTLKAGNESKQFVVTQKQKNALLLTSDKFEVEQKGGTIQVEVKANVNYTATIGETSKEWIKEGSGTRALSTTTKVYTIAANEESEKREGTITFTDGTLTETVHVYQAGGEIILLSKDEYNVSAFGEEITVELKSNCEYKVEMPKVDWIHEKSTRALSSHTLYYTIDANSTYDSRKAEIIYFAKNNPQKADTLTIVQVQKDAIVISNKSVTVKSKGETIEVKLESNINYDMVLPNVSWIKETATRALTKSYKYLSIEENTTSKDRIAKVIFKNAENTVSDTLTITQLKYGYIKPSQNEYNVKQNGCNISINVQSNVEYEVVLSEIDWITNNSTSSSYVNLLIAPNSSIEPRTGKVILKGIEGTTAEITINQDAKSAIIAEEKQIIANAEGDTISIKIGINKEMKIEIDYSERNWISQYIPVKTKALRDTLTYFIIKPNEEYAERKGKIVFYTDGYSAYSATVKDTVEVIQKGKSNVPALVLNVEPAGSLNTLIADSRKENIKEMKLTGNLNGTDFSFMKGMSQLENLDLSEANIVEGGAAYYHSDQIGGNYAGDFVPAFDLYTKANSIVGQMFPSSLKYLVLPKSVTNITGHQVTLYDRTGNRIHGWKDTPKGTLASYVFNEYSNIQKIVLPPELTTLGSCIFYKCGELTNISLPAKLKQMGSHLFMRCSKLNLIDIPSGVTEIASNAFAESSLVEVKLPSGLTSVSDSLFFKCQELYKVTLPNNLLSIGETAFYNCKSLSSISIPTSVKTIGSGAFYGCSSLNSLSLPASITEIGFASFAFSGLQTITIPSNVTQIGRGAFLSCKQLAKISVPNNVKKIGMEAFKECDNLKQVTLPAQLDSIQAELFRGCRKLENISIPNSIKSIGESAFEDCDSIYSIIIPNSVRTIADRAFYDCFNLENIDLGTGVKFIGFSAFVYEGEKYGKQKFLINVINRALTPPAINENSFWGKVEKSTKLHIPKGTYNPYYLSEWGNAFSDIIEMEE from the coding sequence ATGAGAAAAGTGTATTTCAATCGGACGCTTTCCTTTCTGATGTGGTTACAAGCGTTGTGTGTAGTATTCACCGCCTGTAGCGACGGCGGAAAAGACGAACCCAACCCCACGCCGGAACCGTCAAAACCAGCCATCGAAGACTTCAAACAAGGGAATCTGGATTTTACCGAACAGGCGGACAGCAAAACCTTCACTTTCACCGCCAACGCAGACTGGACGATTTCGTCCGCTCCCACAGGTGGCGAAGCCTGGTGCATCCTCTCTCCCGCCAGCGGTAAAGCAGGCAAACAAACCGTTGTCGTCAATGTAACCGAGAATGAGGGCCATGATGACCGCAGTGTCACCGTCACCCTGAAAGCCGGAAACGAAAGCAAGCAATTCGTGGTGACACAGAAACAGAAGAATGCCCTGCTGCTCACTTCCGACAAATTTGAAGTGGAACAAAAAGGCGGCACCATCCAAGTGGAAGTGAAAGCCAACGTAAACTACACCGCCACCATCGGCGAAACCAGCAAGGAGTGGATCAAAGAAGGAAGCGGCACCCGCGCCCTCTCCACCACGACCAAGGTCTATACCATTGCCGCCAACGAGGAGAGTGAGAAGCGGGAAGGCACCATCACCTTTACGGACGGAACACTGACGGAGACCGTGCATGTCTATCAGGCAGGGGGAGAGATAATCTTGTTGAGTAAAGACGAGTATAATGTAAGCGCATTCGGTGAAGAAATAACTGTAGAGCTAAAAAGTAACTGCGAGTATAAAGTGGAAATGCCGAAAGTGGACTGGATACATGAAAAATCCACTCGCGCCTTATCAAGCCATACCTTATATTATACCATAGATGCCAACAGTACTTACGACAGCCGAAAAGCAGAGATTATTTATTTCGCTAAGAATAATCCCCAAAAAGCAGATACGCTTACCATAGTTCAGGTACAAAAAGACGCTATTGTTATTTCTAATAAATCCGTTACAGTAAAAAGTAAAGGAGAAACAATCGAAGTAAAATTAGAGTCCAATATCAACTATGATATGGTTCTTCCTAACGTAAGCTGGATAAAAGAGACCGCTACACGGGCTTTGACTAAGAGTTACAAATATCTTTCTATCGAAGAAAACACCACATCCAAAGACAGGATTGCAAAAGTAATCTTCAAAAATGCAGAAAATACGGTCAGCGATACCCTGACCATTACCCAACTTAAATATGGCTATATCAAGCCATCACAAAATGAATATAATGTAAAACAAAATGGATGCAATATTTCAATCAATGTTCAGTCCAATGTAGAATATGAAGTTGTATTGTCCGAAATTGATTGGATTACGAATAACTCAACATCCTCTTCTTATGTAAATTTGTTAATAGCACCCAATTCTTCCATTGAACCTCGAACAGGTAAGGTCATCCTAAAAGGAATAGAAGGAACTACAGCAGAAATAACAATCAACCAAGATGCCAAATCTGCCATAATTGCCGAAGAAAAGCAAATCATAGCAAATGCGGAGGGAGATACAATCTCCATTAAAATCGGAATAAACAAAGAGATGAAAATAGAGATCGACTATTCCGAAAGAAATTGGATAAGCCAGTATATTCCTGTCAAAACAAAAGCCTTGAGGGATACTCTTACATACTTTATCATCAAGCCCAATGAAGAATATGCTGAGCGAAAAGGAAAAATTGTATTTTATACCGACGGCTATTCAGCTTATTCTGCAACAGTAAAAGACACAGTAGAAGTTATCCAAAAAGGAAAATCCAATGTTCCGGCATTAGTTCTAAATGTCGAACCCGCCGGTTCGCTGAACACACTGATTGCAGATAGCAGAAAGGAGAATATCAAAGAAATGAAGTTAACCGGAAATCTAAATGGTACAGATTTCTCCTTTATGAAAGGTATGTCCCAATTAGAAAATCTGGATTTGTCTGAAGCTAACATAGTAGAAGGAGGTGCCGCTTATTACCATTCTGATCAGATAGGAGGTAATTACGCAGGGGATTTTGTCCCGGCATTTGATTTATACACAAAAGCAAATAGTATTGTAGGGCAAATGTTTCCTTCTTCACTGAAATATTTAGTATTACCCAAAAGCGTGACTAACATCACAGGGCACCAAGTGACTCTCTATGATAGAACAGGAAACCGTATTCACGGTTGGAAGGATACTCCCAAAGGCACACTTGCTTCTTATGTATTCAACGAATATTCGAACATTCAGAAAATTGTTCTTCCTCCTGAACTGACAACCTTAGGATCATGTATTTTCTATAAATGTGGAGAACTCACCAATATCTCTCTTCCTGCAAAATTGAAACAGATGGGAAGTCATTTGTTTATGAGGTGTTCTAAACTCAATCTCATTGATATTCCGAGTGGAGTTACAGAAATAGCGTCTAATGCTTTTGCTGAAAGTTCGTTAGTTGAAGTCAAATTACCAAGCGGACTAACTTCCGTATCAGATAGTTTGTTCTTTAAATGCCAAGAACTCTATAAAGTTACTCTTCCAAACAACTTATTGTCAATAGGAGAAACAGCATTTTATAATTGCAAATCTCTAAGTAGCATTTCTATCCCAACTTCCGTAAAGACTATAGGTTCAGGAGCTTTCTACGGATGTAGTTCCCTCAACAGTTTGTCTCTTCCCGCATCTATAACAGAAATTGGTTTTGCTTCGTTTGCATTTTCCGGATTACAGACAATAACGATTCCCTCAAATGTTACTCAAATCGGAAGAGGTGCCTTTTTGAGCTGTAAGCAATTGGCAAAAATATCAGTCCCAAATAACGTAAAAAAAATAGGAATGGAAGCTTTCAAAGAATGCGACAACTTGAAACAAGTCACCCTACCCGCCCAATTAGACAGTATACAAGCCGAACTATTCAGAGGGTGCCGGAAACTGGAAAACATTTCCATTCCCAATTCCATAAAATCAATTGGTGAAAGTGCATTTGAAGATTGTGACAGTATATATTCAATTATAATCCCCAACAGTGTCAGAACCATTGCTGATAGAGCTTTTTATGACTGCTTCAATTTAGAGAACATCGATTTAGGAACAGGGGTGAAATTTATTGGTTTTAGCGCTTTTGTCTACGAAGGAGAAAAATATGGAAAACAGAAATTCCTTATAAATGTTATCAATCGTGCATTAACTCCACCTGCTATAAACGAGAACAGTTTTTGGGGAAAAGTAGAAAAAAGCACAAAACTGCATATACCCAAAGGAACATACAATCCTTACTATCTTTCAGAATGGGGAAATGCATTCAGTGATATCATAGAAATGGAGGAATAA
- a CDS encoding ATP-binding protein has product MFERDIIRQLLAWKVNVNRKPLVIYGARQVGKTWVLKYFGKEYFEDVAYFSLDKDESGLCDIFKTTKDPKRIIQQLSFLHGRKINSQTTLLILDEIQECNEALNALKYFCEEAPEYAVACAGSLLGIYLNHIGNSFPVGKVNHLFMYPLTFTEFLKIKDSNMYEYMCSIKEIAPLPQIFFDKLREAFIAYSICGGMPEPATLMIDFNNMEKVDSALRDILNDYALDFVKHTTPALAPRINYVWNSLPSQLAKENRKFVYQLVRPGARAREYEEAILWLEQAGLINKVVLSKSPKLPLKAYDDLSAFKLYALDVGLSRQLSELDASVLLLSTPGYTEYKGALAENYVLQSLTVQFQTSFRYWTSGNKAEVDFLLQYGNHIYPIEVKADQNITGKSLIQYEKLFQPACRIRYSMLNLKQDGNLINIPLFLADKTKELLKDKS; this is encoded by the coding sequence ATGTTCGAAAGAGATATTATCAGGCAATTGTTGGCATGGAAAGTAAACGTGAACAGGAAGCCGCTCGTTATTTACGGGGCTCGTCAAGTAGGAAAAACATGGGTTTTGAAATATTTCGGGAAGGAATATTTCGAGGATGTCGCCTATTTTAGTTTGGATAAGGATGAAAGCGGGCTTTGTGATATCTTTAAAACGACCAAAGACCCTAAGCGAATTATTCAGCAATTGTCTTTTTTGCATGGAAGGAAAATCAATTCTCAAACAACTTTACTCATATTGGATGAGATTCAGGAGTGTAATGAGGCACTGAATGCATTGAAATATTTTTGTGAGGAAGCTCCTGAGTATGCGGTAGCTTGTGCCGGCTCTTTATTAGGTATTTATTTGAATCATATAGGCAATTCTTTTCCGGTGGGAAAGGTGAATCATCTGTTCATGTATCCTCTTACTTTTACGGAATTTCTGAAAATAAAAGACTCGAACATGTATGAGTATATGTGTTCCATTAAGGAGATAGCGCCTCTTCCTCAGATATTTTTCGATAAGTTGAGGGAGGCATTTATTGCCTATTCCATTTGTGGTGGTATGCCCGAGCCTGCTACTTTAATGATTGACTTCAATAATATGGAGAAAGTGGATTCGGCACTTCGGGATATCTTGAATGATTATGCATTGGACTTTGTAAAACATACTACGCCGGCATTGGCTCCTCGCATCAATTATGTCTGGAATTCCCTGCCTTCACAACTGGCGAAGGAGAACCGTAAATTTGTTTATCAATTGGTGCGTCCCGGCGCCCGTGCTCGTGAGTATGAAGAGGCTATTCTGTGGCTGGAGCAGGCGGGACTTATCAATAAGGTTGTATTGAGCAAGTCACCCAAGTTGCCATTGAAAGCGTATGATGATTTGAGTGCATTTAAGCTTTACGCATTAGATGTAGGATTGTCAAGACAGTTGTCGGAACTGGACGCAAGTGTTTTACTTCTGTCTACTCCCGGGTATACGGAATATAAGGGAGCGTTGGCAGAAAATTATGTATTGCAGAGTCTTACGGTGCAGTTCCAGACATCTTTCAGGTATTGGACTTCCGGTAATAAGGCTGAGGTAGACTTTTTACTTCAATATGGCAATCATATTTATCCGATAGAAGTGAAAGCAGACCAAAACATAACAGGTAAAAGTCTGATTCAGTATGAGAAACTTTTTCAGCCCGCTTGTCGAATTCGGTACTCAATGCTGAATTTGAAACAAGATGGTAATTTGATTAATATTCCTCTGTTTTTGGCAGATAAGACAAAAGAACTATTGAAGGATAAAAGTTGA
- a CDS encoding alpha/beta hydrolase encodes MKKICFLLILLCTCIVQAQNVYHTDKDISYVSGSETDTYRLERCKLDIYYPENKKDFATVVWFHGGGMEGGNKFIPKELREQGFAVVAVNYRLSPKAKNPAYIEDAAEAVAWVFKNIDKYGGCKDRIFVSGHSAGGYLSLILAMDKKYMAAYGADADSVAAYLPVSGQTVTHFTIRKERGLPDGIPVVDEYAPVNKARKETAPLVLITGDKHLEMAARYEENALLEAVLKSIGNKRVTLYEMQGFDHGQVLGPACYLIADYVKKFK; translated from the coding sequence ATGAAAAAGATTTGCTTTCTTCTCATTTTGCTTTGTACTTGCATTGTTCAAGCACAAAATGTTTATCACACGGACAAGGATATATCTTATGTCTCCGGTTCCGAAACGGATACCTATCGTCTGGAACGTTGTAAACTGGATATTTATTATCCTGAAAACAAGAAGGATTTCGCAACTGTTGTCTGGTTTCACGGTGGTGGTATGGAGGGTGGAAATAAATTTATCCCCAAAGAACTGAGAGAACAAGGGTTTGCAGTAGTGGCGGTGAATTATCGTTTGAGTCCGAAGGCAAAGAATCCGGCTTACATTGAAGATGCGGCTGAAGCTGTGGCATGGGTTTTCAAGAATATTGATAAATATGGTGGCTGTAAAGATCGTATTTTTGTTTCCGGCCATTCTGCGGGAGGTTATCTTTCGTTGATTCTGGCGATGGATAAAAAGTACATGGCAGCATACGGAGCAGATGCCGATAGTGTGGCTGCCTATCTTCCGGTTAGTGGTCAGACGGTGACACATTTCACTATTCGTAAGGAACGTGGTTTACCTGACGGTATTCCGGTGGTTGATGAGTATGCTCCGGTAAATAAGGCTCGCAAGGAAACGGCTCCTCTTGTGCTGATTACAGGGGATAAACATTTGGAGATGGCGGCAAGATATGAAGAAAATGCGCTGCTGGAAGCTGTCTTGAAAAGTATAGGTAACAAGAGAGTGACTTTATACGAAATGCAAGGATTCGATCATGGTCAAGTACTCGGTCCGGCATGTTATCTGATTGCAGATTATGTGAAGAAGTTCAAATAA
- the cysK gene encoding cysteine synthase A — MEKIARKLTDLVGNTPLLELSNYNTSNELKARLIVKIESFNPAGSVKDRIALAMIEDAETKGILHPGATIIEPTSGNTGVGLAFVSAAKGYKLILTMPDTMSIERRNLLKALGAELVLTPGADGMKGAIAKAEELKAVTPGAVILQQFENPANPAMHLRTTGLEIWRDTEGKVDIFVAGVGTGGTVSGVGEALKMRDPSVKIVAVEPSDSPVLSGGKPGPHKIQGIGAGFVPKTYKASVVDEIIQVQNDDAIRTSRELAKQEGLLVGISSGAAVYAATELAKRPENVGKMIVALLPDTGERYLSTILYAFEEYPL, encoded by the coding sequence ATGGAAAAGATAGCAAGAAAATTGACGGATTTGGTAGGCAACACTCCGCTATTGGAACTTAGTAACTATAATACAAGTAACGAATTGAAAGCTCGTCTGATTGTAAAGATTGAATCTTTTAATCCGGCTGGAAGCGTGAAGGACCGTATAGCATTGGCTATGATTGAGGATGCAGAAACGAAAGGTATTTTGCATCCCGGAGCAACAATCATTGAACCGACCAGCGGAAATACCGGTGTGGGATTGGCTTTTGTTTCAGCCGCTAAAGGCTATAAACTGATTCTGACGATGCCTGATACCATGAGTATCGAACGGCGTAATCTTTTGAAGGCTTTAGGGGCGGAATTAGTGCTGACTCCCGGTGCGGATGGCATGAAAGGAGCCATTGCCAAAGCTGAAGAACTGAAAGCGGTCACTCCGGGAGCGGTTATCTTACAACAATTTGAGAATCCTGCTAATCCTGCCATGCATTTACGAACTACCGGTCTGGAAATATGGAGAGATACCGAGGGGAAAGTTGATATCTTTGTGGCCGGAGTGGGTACTGGCGGGACAGTTAGCGGTGTAGGTGAAGCGTTGAAGATGCGTGATCCGAGCGTAAAGATCGTGGCGGTAGAACCCTCTGATTCTCCGGTACTGTCGGGAGGAAAACCTGGTCCTCATAAGATTCAGGGGATCGGTGCAGGATTTGTTCCTAAAACGTACAAGGCTTCTGTCGTAGATGAAATTATTCAGGTGCAGAATGATGATGCCATTCGTACGAGTCGTGAACTGGCCAAACAGGAAGGTTTATTGGTGGGTATATCTTCGGGAGCAGCTGTATATGCCGCTACGGAACTGGCGAAGCGACCGGAAAATGTGGGGAAGATGATCGTTGCTCTGCTTCCTGATACTGGAGAACGTTACCTGTCTACCATTTTGTATGCCTTTGAGGAATATCCTTTGTAA
- a CDS encoding pyridoxamine 5'-phosphate oxidase family protein, translated as MKTVIIEDKQRIESIILRCDVCFVGITDLKGNPYVVPMNFGYENGIIYLHSGPEGSKLEMLEHNNNVCITFSVGHKLVYQHEKVACSYSMRSESAMCRGQVEFIEEMDHKRRALDIIMHHYTDNEFNYSDPAVLNVRVWKVPIEQMTGKVFGLRANEKP; from the coding sequence ATGAAGACTGTCATTATCGAAGATAAACAACGAATCGAATCCATTATTCTCCGTTGCGATGTCTGTTTTGTAGGCATCACGGATTTAAAAGGTAATCCCTACGTAGTTCCGATGAACTTCGGTTATGAGAATGGCATCATATACCTTCATTCGGGTCCTGAAGGCAGCAAGTTGGAGATGTTGGAACATAATAATAATGTATGCATCACTTTCAGCGTCGGTCATAAGCTCGTTTACCAGCACGAAAAAGTAGCCTGCAGTTACAGTATGCGTTCCGAAAGTGCGATGTGTCGCGGGCAAGTGGAATTCATCGAAGAAATGGACCATAAACGCCGTGCATTGGACATTATCATGCATCATTACACGGATAATGAGTTCAACTATTCCGATCCTGCGGTACTCAATGTCAGAGTATGGAAAGTGCCCATCGAGCAGATGACGGGAAAAGTCTTCGGTTTGCGAGCCAACGAAAAGCCATGA